Proteins encoded in a region of the Pelmatolapia mariae isolate MD_Pm_ZW linkage group LG6, Pm_UMD_F_2, whole genome shotgun sequence genome:
- the LOC134628782 gene encoding E3 ubiquitin-protein ligase TRIM21-like, whose product MAAAACLLTEDQFLCAICLDVFTDPVSTPCGHNFCKNCITEPVDADVPFQCPLCMKMFYPKPELQVNTLISEMVDTFRRAEQQPARQEEVLGLGLKPMALLLCVMFLSLLLDCMKFNHPLEEMSKGEKGVKMEAEIQQMIEEIRLKIEELKHSVELGKEDADREMADGVQVFAVLKEYAEKGEAKLMETIREKQRQTELQAESFIRKMEQDIRELKKRKTEVELLSVLQLEETAEMKEKLPKMLAMAKLWRVQSYAVDVTFDPDTADPYLVLSDDEKQVHDTYVMKHLPYNSERFYYSAAVLGKQSFSSGRFYFEVQVEGKSEWTLGVARESINRRRDITPSPADGFWTVGLSNGNKYKAGPDVTLSLQSAPKKVGVFVDYEDGLVSFYDADTAAHIYSFTGCSFTEKLYPYFSPGLEDDGWNSAPLIITPIN is encoded by the coding sequence ATGGCTGCTGCCGCCTGTCTGCTGACTGAAGATCAGTTTCTGTGCGCCATCTGTCTGGATGTGTTCACCGATCCGGTCAGCACACCGTGTGGACATAACTTCTGCAAAAACTGCATCACTGAACCCGTTGACGCCGACGTCCCGTTCCAGTGTCCCCTCTGCATGAAGATGTTCTACCCAAAGCCCGAGCTGCAGGTCAACACTCTGATCTCTGAGATGGTCGATACCTTCAGACGGGCAGAGCAACAGCCAGCCAGACAGGAAGAAGTTCTTGGGTTAGGCTTAAAACCAATGGCGCTGCTTCTTTGTGTGATGTTTCTTTCATTACTTCTGGACTGCATGAAATTCAATCATCCTTTGGAAGAAATGAGTAAAGGAGAGAAAGGGGTGAAGATGGAGGCTGAAATCCAGCAGATGATCGAGGAGATCCGACTGAAGATTGAGGAGCTCAAACACTCAGTGGAGCTCGGTAAAGAGGACGCAGACAGAGAGATGGCAGATGGCgttcaggtctttgctgttctGAAGGAGTATGCCGAGAAAGGTGAGGCCAAGCTCATGGAGACCATCAGAGAGaagcagagacaaacagagctGCAGGCTGAAAGCTTCATCAGAAAGATGGAGCAGGACATCCGTGAgctgaagaagaggaagacGGAGGTGGAGCTGCTCTCTGTGCTTCAGCTGGAAGAAACTGCAGAGATGAAGGAGAAACTACCCAAGATGCTCGCCATGGCCAAGCTGTGGAGGGTCCAGAGCTATGCAGTGGACGTGACATTCGATCCAGACACAGCAGATCCTTACCTCGTCCTGTCTGATGATGAGAAACAAGTACATGATACCTATGTGATGAAACATCTTCCCTACAACTCAGAGAGATTTTATtacagtgctgctgttttagGAAAACAGAGTTTCTCTTCAGGCAGATTTTACTTTGAGGTTCAGGTTGAAGGAAAGAGCGAGTGGACTTTGGGAGTGGCCAGAGAGTCGATCAACAGGAGGCGAGACATCACACCGAGTCCTGCAGACGGTTTCTGGACTGTAGGCCTGAGTAATGGAAATAAATACAAAGCTGGCCCTGATgtcactctctctctgcagtctgCTCCTAAGAAGGTGGGAGTGTTTGTGGATTATGAGGATGGCCTGGTCTCCTTTTATGACGCTGATACTGCAGCTCACATCTACTCCTTTACTGGCTGCTCCTTCACTGAGAAACTCTACCCATACTTCAGTCCTGGACTGGAAGATGATGGTTGGAACTCTGCACCTCTGATCATCACCCCCATCAATTAA